In the genome of Paramormyrops kingsleyae isolate MSU_618 chromosome 5, PKINGS_0.4, whole genome shotgun sequence, the window AGGACTACCCAGAGGAAGAAACTTCCTCCCCGTTCCAGGAGGGGAACTCGCTTAGAGGCCATTGTCCAGAACATTACACCTTCCAGGTATAAAGTGACAACTAATTTACATTCCAGTAAAAAATGCtgcagttctcaaactcaccccgtaAATGTAGAGGTCCTTCAAAGCCAGGATTCCCTAAAAGATGCATCTGGTTTAGAACAAGAGCCCAATTTAAAGACAACAGTCTTGCCGAATATTAACACTGATAACACTGACACAGACAAAAGTAAAACTTCTACCTCAGACTCAGAAAACTTAAGCACCTTCAAAGCTTTATATAGTACCACATATCAAGAAccagtaaaccatgaggacacaGAAAAGGACCAAGGTAACAGGTCACGGCCCAAGCGTTCTACAAGGGCTAGGGGAAAGATGACCATGCCAAAAATATGTCCAAGTTCTGCAAAGCAGCACAAGGTTTCAGTGGCCAACAAGCCTATACCTACTACTAGAAAAGCCCATATCACCAAACGAAAGCGGAAGAAATACAAAACTGGACAATCCTCCTTGTTTTCACCACAGGAGCCAGAAATCAAGCTTAAGTATGTGAATTACAAGGATGAAAAAAGGGATGTTAAAGCAGACAACTTCTCCCCATTTATACGTATGGAGGTCAAGGAATATTCTACATGCACAGTTATCAACTATGCTGAAGAGGAGAATGCAAGACTAAGAAAAGGACAGCAGCAGGTGTCTTCCAGGTTTATTTCCGGCATGGTTCCAACAACCTCTTGTTTGCAACTAGGTCGTGTTAGCGCTGAAAGCAAATGGCAGAACTCTCTGGTCTGCTGTTTATGCGGTGGGTCAGCCAATACCCTGGACCTTGGGGATCTTCATGGGCCTTACTATTCTGAGGGCCACAAACCTACCCCTAAGCCTCTGGTTAGTCAGCAGGACCTAAAGGAAGAGGACGATTCTAGTGACTCTGACTCCTCTTCCAGCATACGCCGAAGAAAGCATGCCCAAGGCGGGCGCAACTGGCCCCAGAGACCTAGTCACAGGCTGAGGCGGCATGATGTCCTCGAGACTTGCCGCAGGtgggctaatgacaacaacgGCTTGCAGAGCCCTTCGGCCAAGAGGCCACGGACCGAGTTGGCTGCTGGTGGTTGGTACAGCCCCCTTGTGGTTCCCTTGGACACCAGAGAATATTGGGTTCATGAAGATTGCAGTGTATGGTCAGCAGGTGTCTATCTGGTGAAAGGAAAGCTTTATGGACTGGAAGAGGCTGTAAGGCTGGCACAGGAGACGGTGAGATTTAAATTATATACCGGTTACCACAAATTTTCCAGAATTTCAGGTTTGTTCCCCCAAATCTGGGTGTTTGTGGACTGATTTTAGTATTAGCCTTATTTAAAACTGTATTTCATTTATAACGCACCCTCAAAGTGtgtataataaaaaacaaaacacttcaGGTTTCTTGTCTGTTTTTCGCTTACCCAAATGGGCAAGTAAAATAAGAACAGGAGATGCTGTTGTATACAGTAAGTATGTTTTGaacttttaataataaaatcagtttgaaactgggtaatgcatattttaaaatagtgcTTGTTAAAATAATGGGAAAAAGATAGGTGTTCATTATAGCTGCCAAGTTAAGCTCCTCTTCCAGAGAAGTGTACTGCTACTTTCCCGTGCTTTGTCTTGCCATGCACACTTATTTGCCAAGtgacagggaaaaaaaacattaaatattatACATAGAAAACTTGATGACTTGGTAGATCCcaccaggtgtgtgtgtgttgtagatGTGTGGATTTACCTGTATTAGAATTCCACACTCTTAAACATGAAGACTTCctggttcttgttattttttgaTTATACTTTAAACCGTTGTGGTTTATGGCCACAGGTACAAGGTCTGATGAAACATGCTTGCACATAGGGCTGGGAAATATCATcgatattgcatcatgcatgctcaataatcaccagggcttcagatgacagacaCAACATTTGGCCAGGCACCAGCTTTTTGGTGCTATACAGACACTTATTTATGCCCACGATTTGttaagcagtttagtagtatggctaaaatattaatgaggctttgtatgatgcccaaaagtcattattagtataaatacacatatccttatgtttaataaatgtgtcagactttgaactgcaaaaagtaccaccacaccgccgacgtctttttaccttgtttatccacaagatctcctcttttaaaagatgtcatgtctgctcttcttcaccgcggcttcagtgcatattgcactgaggtatacaaaccgtagtataccaaaccgtagtataccaaaacagtattatgtggggtgctccgctaatcgaatttaagaaacacaaagtttatacagattactaacttttgggtatcacaaaacgcatctcataaatatttaagccatactactaatcttcttaccaaattatgggtgtaaattaaggtccgtatagcacagaaaagctggcgtctggccaaatgctttgtcatctgaagccctggtgattattgcacatgcgcgatataatatcgatatatcgcccagccctacttgCATGTATTCTTGAGAGACTGCTGTATAAATCTGTAGTCTGTGTGCTTGTATTCATTTCCCCAGATTTGAAtagtgtttttgtttaattttttatatcATGGGGGTCATCACAGTACCTGGAGATGCTGGTAGGCTAGGTTTGGCGCACTGGCATGTGGAATGTGTTTTCAGGCTTTTCAGCTTTTTGAATTGGCACATGTTTACATCTGAAGAAACATGATTTTGGGCAGTGATCTCTTGAAATCCATCAGTGAAGCAATTAAGAGTTGGGAACCAAAACCTACAtcacctgtgtctgtgtgactgAAGTTCACCACTTCATGCTAGACTTTGAGTGTAATCAAGATGAACTGAGACCTACAGTGATTATTGCAGACAGTAAAGCTACTTATGTATTACAGTCCTTGACACTTGTCAAAGAgctttttaattgctttattttattcaaaATTAAAAAGGTGTTCCtttcaagtaaaaaaaaaaaagaaaagaaaaatgatgTAGCTTGCATTCCATATGAGTAGGATTAAAATCATTCAGTAGGGATCTTCAGTATAATTCTGTAAGCTTGGTTCCATGATTAAATGATGAAGCATATAAGAATGTGCCTGCATGTGAAGACACATTCATCCTGGCACTTGATGCAGCTGACAGTAGTAAAGATTCTAGCTTTGAATAAGTGTCCTTATCCTTCAAGTTGCAACAGAGCCATGGAGAGGTGGCACGGAGTAAGGGTTGTGAAATTTTACATTGAAAGGGAGTCCTTGTGTAACCTATATCGTCTATGTCGGTCTTTAGTTTTGTCATATGTTTGACCATTTTACTGGCCTTATTTTATGATAAGTATTATGTATGAAATTTTTTactggaaaacattttaattagagATGGGGCCAATCgtcattttttcagttccgatctgattccgatacacaactagTGATAACGATACAGATTCCAATACAAGAGCGCTTTTTACTTTAATAGTTTAATATCATAAATGCACAAAATATTTATACTttctattaatatttttaagctgGTAAATACAGATGTATGCTAAAAAGTGTACTTGAAACATTCATAACGTagtgttccacctcatttgtacgtcttgttttaagcatttttgtgACACTTGCAATTCAATATAAAGCAACACAtttttttctcccactggcagCACCGTCACTTACACTTCATCGCAATAGCAGAATAAGCTGTAGCGAGTACACAGTATAGTTGATTTTGGCGGCCTgtcttaattttagttttagtctagtctTTGCGTCAAGCTGTCATTTTAGTTATTATTAGTCTTAGTCTCGTCCATACTCATTTTAGTCTAGTCAAGTTTCTGAGCATTTTAGTGATATTTTAGAATTATCCATGActattttagtctagttttagtcaacaaAAACTGATGAAATTTTAGTCAAGTTTTAGTCAGTGAAAATTGTAGTCTCTTTATTTTAGTAATGCAATTCTATTTTACCTAGTCAATATAGTATAAGTACCTAGTAGaatagacaaaaacaaaattttctTTTAGTCAAATGCATTTCACAGTTAAAACAAGGTtcttattatattattgttgccTTATAGATTCAAGAATACATCCATTCCAGACACGGAAGACGCTCTgatttggatttattttgccAACCAATTTTAATCCTGTTTGTAATATTACCAAATGAGATATCAATGTTTTAATATCAGTTAGTTGCCACTGTGCTGGTCTTTCAATAACATGGTTTGTCTCTGTCCTCAGGTTTGCTCCACTTGTCACAACAGAGGTGCCACCTTGGGCTGTGTCTTCAAAGGCTGTTCCAATAAGTATCATTACGCTTGTGCATTGCATTCTGGTGAGTGGGGCCCCAAGGGGCTGCCTGTCTGCATACATGCGAGTTTGTCATCTTTGCTGCATGTGGTGCAGTCAGACTTTATAGGAGATTTATCATGATGCTTAACTGACTGCTTTTACAGCAGTCTTTCCAGCAGCTGATTTCAGGAGATAAGCATGCCTGATAAGATTCTAGTGCTTTATCTGCTTACATGGAGTGTGTTAATGTTTCTCTTGTAGTGCAGCCTTTAACTGGTCCATGATATGTGCTCTTAGCAGTGCTCATGAATTTTTTTTGTGCCAGTCTGCCCCACGCTGGAAAAGGAACAATCTGTCTTGCTGCCAGATATGTGGTGAAAATTGTGCTCTTGTTTGTTTGAATCATTGTGGTGCTCTTCATTCGTATTTTTTGCAGATTGTGTGCTCAACGAAGAAAACTTCTCAATGAAATGCACAAAGCACAAGGTAATGTCATTTTTGCCACTTCAATAGCTTGCTATATTTGTCATTCACtttttccccacttctgcatAATTGTGGttgttttatttaaacttaCTTAAATCATTGCAAAATAACTTGCAGTGGCACAGATGCCACGATTCAATTCTTATTCACAGGCTAATGATTATATTCAGTACGATTTGGATCCAATTCAATCCGTTAGGAATGTAAAATGAAACACTGTATACTGTAACACAGCTTTTAATATTTGGAGAGATGTTTAACAAGCTCTAAATGGAacacaaatttacaaatgcagaGTCACTGGAAACAAACTGTGAAAACCACTAAAGAAAGGCCAAAGGCTTGTACACCAAAATCTTATTTCAGAAACATACCGGTATTGTTTAGGGCTAAATCTGTCCCTGACCTCgcaattcaattaaattttcATTCACAAGTGCCCAATTAGATTGAGTTTTGATTCTGTTAAATTTGTTTGACAGATTCTCTAATGTGCAATCAAACCAGATTTGTTGTAAATAGAACGACTACAGGTGCAGCACTGTAGCGTTAACATTGCAGAACAAAGCAACTTAAGATACCATTATATCACAAAAATAAGATGACAAAATACAATATTGAAATTTCTTCTTGTACTTGCCCGTGAATACACTGACATATTTTGTCCACACTTCTCTCTGCAGTTTTTGTATCCAGCCATAATTAAATACATGCATGCAGTCTTTTAGTCACTTTCATTTGCTTCAGtgttacccacaatgcaacCCACAAGAAATGGATAATTAACAATATTCTCATAACTGACAGCAGTTCACATCCAATATCAGTTTTTTCTTTACATTGTTTcctttattgtgttttattttagcaGTGTATTGAATATGACTGGTTTAAGAATAAAGCCCTTCTTGACTTGTTCGCATTCACATGTTCTGATTTCTGCACTACCACGCTGCCAATACTTTTACAACTCAGCCTATTCAGGCAAGAGTGAAAATAGCACCTGCTGTACAATAAGAGGAACGATACAAGTAAAATTCAGTGAAAAAACGCTACCAGCTAAAGGTTTTTTCACACCACAAGTTTTTACCGCCTTTCCATCTacttcataaactgcagatttttttattcttgttaaacATTGGAAGCTTTAGTGAATaagtataaatgaaaatataaaacacCACTTCCATGTTATGGAAACTTATGTTACATCCTATCAGCTGGTTGTGTGGTTATGGTATAGTCACATTCTCGACTGtcctttaaatgcactagttaacagTTTCATCTTAAATTTACACTGTTCACTAACTCTACAAGGGACCTTacttgttagcaaagaatattgagtgtatttttaatgtTCAGTTTGTGTAAAAATGTTTGACTGGTAGTATATTTTCACAGGGGAAAGGCATAATTAACTAGATCAATGTTGCAATTTTGTGAATCGATATCTAATTGTAAACCAGGATCATGATTAATCATAAAGTCAGTATTTTTTCCCCACCCCTAGTAGTAAGACACATTAATTTATCAGGTATGCATTGGGTAAGTGTTGTAACTGGTATattggggtgtgtgtgttttcctggtGGGACATTGAATAAATGTTCATCCAATGGTTTCAGTTCAGAAAgtggtatttaaaaaaacattttggagTTTGAGGCAGATGTTGCTCAGATGTCATTTGTATGGTGTCATGAATAATCCTGATGTATCCCTTAATTGTCCAGAATAAATCATTCAAAGGATCCTGTAAACAGGAGAGCAGGTGACGGGAGAAGATGCTATGCAAGGTTAGAGTTTTTCTGTAACTGCATGTTTATTCCTCTACTGTTACCAAAGAGAAACGGTGACAGAAATGACTGGGAGAGTAGAAAGACCCCCATTGCTGTATTTCAAGTTGACGACATCCATTTGTGGTGAACAGCTCAATCAAGTGCAATATAATCATTACTACAAAGTTAAATTGCACTTGAAAACCAAgggattttttaaatgtttattatttaaataaggAAGCAATGCAGTTATGAGGTCccagtgcttttttttcttgataTTTAGAGTTAAGAAACCATTTTGTTCACCCAAATTAGCATGATTTCTAACTAAAAGTGTCTGAAATTGAAAAATAGTGTGTAAGCTATGATTTGTATAATACCTCAATAGTTTGTTCTCAGTGATGTAAACTGGGAAAATGTTCCAAAAACCATTTTAGAATGGGGTAGAAGTGCTTGTGCAGTCGATCTTGATGACGAGCACTAACCGATGCCTACAATCGGGCCTTTTTTGGTCATTATTAAACTAAAGGTAATCCTGATACTGATGCGTAATTGTCCCTGATATAGTGATAACAGGAAATCCAAAACGTCAGCATATAATTCTATACCATTGCAAGTAGTTTTTAAGGAAAATTTGAAACTGAAATAAATTCACTTATGTGAAGCCTTTTGTTTGGTTTTCCGTAATGTCAGTGTTTGACAGGTTGCTTCTTTCCCTAACAGATCACAGATCTTTCCCCGGCAGATTGAATTGCCAGCAGTCTGCTGAAGCACCTCTAGTCAGTCCAACAACATGGTTAAACTGGAAAAATGTGCTAGAATGTTTTTGGAAGCAAGGGTTCGGTTGAATGCAAACACCAACAAACCTtaattgtttctgttttttaagTACTGGCTCCACCTATAACACCACTGGCAATCTTCACAGCTACCTGTTGTCTTCTGGAATTTGTATATTCTTCTTGGTCTGAAGCctttaataataaaaccatGGGTAGCTTAGCTTGCAGTTTAAAACTGTCAATACAGAAtctggttgctggttcaaaaaGGCATAAACTTATTGTATATTAAGCCCTAATCCATTGTAAGATTGCTTTAAACTGTAATTTATTGCCATTTTAATTTGAACAAGAAATGTATGGTGTCATGTTTAAAGTAATTTTATTGGAAAATGCTCAATTAAATTTCCCAGCTGGATATATAGTTTTTACAGTTTTGTAAGTGCAGTTTTCAGGggattatttatatttttgtttttgactctactgatttatttttttttccttttccttttggTGAATGACCAGTTTGTGTGCGCATTTTctgcttttatttaattttgaatGGCAATAGTGTTGCATATTATTTTCCAAGACTGCACATACGTGtatgtgcgtgcctgtgcgtgCACGTCTGCCTCTAGAGTGTCAGTCCTTGATTCAGTCATTGAGACGGCTGTCTTTTCAGAGGTCTGCAGGACGTTCTGCAAGCTCTTCATTGATTTCGCACATCGactggtgtgtgtttgtatgttcaCCACTTGAATGTACTTCTTGTCCTCACTGCTTATTATAGCTACTTTTTGAAAGGTGAAAGGGGGTAGCTGAAAGCACTTTTTTAAGAGGCACTTAAAGCATTAATTATTACAGCTAATGTGTAATTCCCTGCACAGGCCCCATATTTGCCTGCAAAGCTCTTACCATATCCCTTGTTTACAATTGCCCCTATCCCTTCATCAGTGTTTTGGGCATTTGTAGAATAAATGGTTTTCAGCTGCCATATCTTCTGTTTTTGCTTAAATTGTCTGATTGGAATTTTAACAGAATCAGTTCTATGAGGTGTCTCTTTATTTAGGGTTGGTGAAGTGAAATGACTTAAATGGACTGTCAGCCTCTGTCTCCTATGATATTGCAATGCATGGCTCGATATTAATGTGTGCCTGGGACAAATTAACACTAAACCACCTCAGCTTTCTTAATTAGTGAAAGTACCGCTTCAATGGGGGGTGGTTTtgcttgaattttttttttttttctttttcttttaagatttctgttttcatttttattgttaatGCTCTCTTAAACACGGAAAGTAGCAGTTTACAAGCATTTGATAATAGTTAGAAACTGGcctttgcagaaaatacctcacTTTAAAAAATTTTGCTATTGGCTGTTGTTCAGCTGCTTGCTGTCAGtggcatgcaggcacacagatGTAACGATAATGTGAAATGTCGAGATGCCCCCTGGAAGATTAGcatttgttttccatttaaCTTCCCTCTGTTTTTCAAAGTTCTATTATAGGTATTCAGCAGTATTTAAATGGCCTTATAGTTCTCATTCCCAGGATTCTGTAATAGATCCTACATCTCCAGCATTTGTAGCTGTTAGTGTTAGCCATGTGCTATTTATTAGTAAATAGCGGAAATGGGTTGTGTACTCATTATTTCCTACAGGTAAATATGTCAGTGTACGGGGTAAGTGCACAGCAAATTAACCAGTGCTTTAATCTATGTTCTTTCAGCTTGTGTGTGGTTGCATTAGTAGTTGACATGCACAACCAGGCAAAGTTAATGTCGAGCCCTGCTTAAAGTTATGCTTCCAGGAGGACCAGTACATGAAGTGCCAAAGTGGAagccagtaaaaaaaaaaaaaacaaaactgacaaTACATTTCTATGGTGATTACAACTTAAATTGGTGATTTACTCAGTTATTACCCAAAATTGTGTCATAGTGTCCCAATGTTTCTCTCATTGTTAAAATGAACTATGAAGAGAGGAGGAGTCATTGAAAGGTAGCCTGTAGTATCATTGGCCTGCTCATGCATATGTCGGTGCTTCAGTATATTTATGTAAAATTACATATTTAAGACTTTCTACTGTGTCTGAAGTACTACCAAGAGAGAAAGTGCTGGGTATTTTTGAATGACAATTAAATGGATCTTGGCTCTTAATGTTATGTGTTACCGGATAGGCCTCTCTGGGggggttttattatttttatttttgattatttGTGATGGGGATTTAGAGCAAAAACTGTGTTGCATGTTGGTCCTGCCAGGGGGTGATTCACCCATAAGAAAACAAAGAGAAGGAGAAAGAAGTATTACATTGTCTATCAGCTGTTGTCATTTTTCCTGTCATGAATTTTGTCATAATAAATACTCTGTTCCTACCCTGTGCTGTCAGTCTGTGTTGAAAAACAGTGATGCCAAGTATATCAGATATTAGGTGAAGAAAATTCTGTATTGTtcagcttcctttgcattcctGTCAAAAAGCTTTAGTCAGCAACAGTACACCAAACATGCTTTTTTGTGTTTACCAGAAAGATTTTAAGGTGTAAAATGGCTAcattctcatttttaaaatttgtttgatattgatttttttttttttgtctttcattgtTCCCACGCACCAACTGCTGGGTACTCAGGATTATTCAAATCTGAAGTGTAAGACTATTATTTGACACTGTTTTAAATTCTTCAGATATCCAATCAAAATACAGCCCTTTTATTTTTGAATGTGATTGGGCAAGTGTAAATGTACCTGAAAATGCAGCCAATGAAAACACCCCTTTCTAAAGGTCAAATATCAAATTTTGAACACTGTAGAGCTTGTATTTTTATGTGTTCCTCCATTGCAATCTGATGTTTGCCTTATCAGTATTAAACGTTTTTGAATAAAATCAggtgtttgttgtttctgggaaGATCGTTTTTAAACAAGGCGAATTTTCAAGTGTCATTACATTCAGgcttggcttttttttttttaaagtgttcAAGATTGCATTCATTGACCATTATAAAGCTTTCATAGGAACTACGCCGTCTATGTGTCCATACGCTGACTTGGGTTATGGGAGACCTGCAAGATTTCTGCATGTTTTGCCGGGCTTGAAGGTATGGTTGCTTTTTAAATTGCTGTATAAGAAAGCTTTGGCTTGTAATATCCGTCAGTTTACATTGGACAAACTACTTCATATGTGTTCAGCATGTCAAAGTCGCATGGTATGGTCAGAAGTTCATTGCACATAAGACCCGAGTGAgttatttgcagtgttgggcAACAGCTACAGTTTACAGCTTCTTTGTATAGTTTCAGTATACGGTATGCTGAGGTGATATTTGCATATTCCTCAGAATTGCTTATCTCAGCAACATGTCATTGGTATATTGTGTAGCTGTCACATATGGTCCACCCCTTTCTTGCAGCATATAATATTGATCGTATAGTTTTGTATCATATTTTGTATATACATTTAATGCTCTAAATGGGGACTTGCGTAGGAttagctgtatttttttttgctgtatttcTTAAATATAGCTG includes:
- the LOC111853841 gene encoding uncharacterized protein, which produces MEPPPQSDGLLSQDLSTCSLSSALNLTRKGEDSLLKSTSMEALRVVKKPTWHNIGSGNSRGLVYSENESDHMSQPSQQIQPNNTFSNATVTLSYVSRSHVFSPPNSLSQLPPVCGVPSINRKFSGHSPPHEADALANEAGRRGLCVDIDQCILPHAAKPVMLSSQSEVFETSTQAQLIESVGGARFMQQALEINGNKDAHTMGMEKLEPALGDGSSECVHSEAKDGCVLNGIGNSFSSHGSCKEKSTESCITDIVAEIKKCDSEMVSLISRTKEPVDLLDSTLSRNTCNRNGEYVSPLEDPLSPPATSLDETEDVFVLPQTLSSPTSENFTDNGSVIAVEEGSGDLSETEFPVATVEDGSPLQRSFSNSDDVEMPITSNGIQILPADVPEHCRPLSDPDGDLLKNKGRLCEVQENNTLVPDDAILNGSVLAQERTTQRKKLPPRSRRGTRLEAIVQNITPSRYKVTTNLHSSKKCCSSQTHPVNVEVLQSQDSLKDASGLEQEPNLKTTVLPNINTDNTDTDKSKTSTSDSENLSTFKALYSTTYQEPVNHEDTEKDQGNRSRPKRSTRARGKMTMPKICPSSAKQHKVSVANKPIPTTRKAHITKRKRKKYKTGQSSLFSPQEPEIKLKYVNYKDEKRDVKADNFSPFIRMEVKEYSTCTVINYAEEENARLRKGQQQVSSRFISGMVPTTSCLQLGRVSAESKWQNSLVCCLCGGSANTLDLGDLHGPYYSEGHKPTPKPLVSQQDLKEEDDSSDSDSSSSIRRRKHAQGGRNWPQRPSHRLRRHDVLETCRRWANDNNGLQSPSAKRPRTELAAGGWYSPLVVPLDTREYWVHEDCSVWSAGVYLVKGKLYGLEEAVRLAQETVCSTCHNRGATLGCVFKGCSNKYHYACALHSDCVLNEENFSMKCTKHKNKSFKGSCKQESR